From Streptomyces sp. TLI_105, the proteins below share one genomic window:
- a CDS encoding MarR family winged helix-turn-helix transcriptional regulator: protein MTTQQISDTELAGQPAAYWTGVAYEALIAYTRAQQAEKGYTQPQFWLLRNLSVNDISPDGEGMTVPELREAMSSCIRPEDDLAAEAEGLLERGWLTQDTEDRLWLTPEGEQARIDLARNAPAIRAALHEGIDDADYVTTVKVLQRLIRNAGGTVA from the coding sequence ATGACGACTCAGCAGATCTCCGACACCGAACTCGCCGGACAGCCCGCCGCGTACTGGACCGGTGTCGCCTACGAGGCGCTCATCGCGTATACCCGGGCCCAGCAGGCCGAAAAGGGCTACACCCAGCCCCAGTTCTGGCTGCTGCGCAACCTGTCGGTGAACGACATCTCGCCCGACGGTGAGGGGATGACCGTGCCCGAGCTGCGGGAGGCCATGTCCTCCTGCATCCGTCCCGAGGACGACCTGGCGGCGGAGGCCGAGGGGCTCCTTGAACGCGGCTGGCTGACCCAGGACACCGAGGACCGGCTGTGGCTCACCCCGGAAGGAGAACAGGCCCGCATCGACCTGGCCCGCAACGCCCCCGCGATCCGCGCCGCCCTCCACGAGGGCATCGACGACGCGGACTACGTCACCACGGTGAAGGTGCTTCAGCGGCTGATCCGGAACGCGGGTGGGACGGTCGCCTGA
- a CDS encoding DUF2000 family protein, protein MQGTYKTARGGRRQSRGMTTTDDTPVRFDTKIAVLLREDLETWQRLNVTAFLVSGLGTELPEVIGEPYADADDTPYLPMFRQPVLVFEGTKETLTAAHGRALSRSLPRAVFTTDLFATGNDRDNRAAVRAVGPGQLDLAGLAVYGPRNAVDKVLKGARMHP, encoded by the coding sequence ATGCAAGGAACGTACAAGACCGCGCGAGGGGGCCGGCGGCAGTCTCGGGGCATGACGACGACCGACGACACGCCCGTACGTTTCGACACCAAGATCGCCGTGCTGCTGCGCGAGGACCTGGAGACCTGGCAGCGGCTGAACGTGACGGCCTTCCTGGTCAGCGGACTCGGCACGGAGCTCCCCGAGGTGATCGGCGAACCGTACGCCGACGCCGACGACACCCCGTACCTGCCGATGTTCCGGCAGCCCGTCCTGGTCTTCGAGGGGACCAAGGAGACGCTGACCGCCGCGCACGGCCGCGCCCTCTCCCGCTCGCTGCCCCGGGCGGTGTTCACGACCGACCTCTTCGCCACCGGCAACGACCGCGACAACCGCGCCGCCGTACGGGCCGTCGGCCCGGGACAGCTCGATCTGGCGGGCCTCGCCGTGTACGGCCCGCGCAACGCGGTCGACAAGGTGCTCAAGGGGGCCCGGATGCACCCCTGA
- a CDS encoding PLP-dependent aminotransferase family protein, producing the protein MARIASTRLSRLLTGWSSEGSGPLPRRLADALRELAERGDVPGGSVLPSQRELALVLGVSRSTVTAAYGLLESEGWLESVRGSGSRLRGSGALDRYVAEGRLVSFNARSDGSGAADLSSGALPGLGAVGEAVGALTRADLGDLLGDDGYHPYGIPALREGVAAYYRAAGVATEAEQILVTSGSQQAVWLVAQALVEPGDTVVVENPTYRGALEALRARGARLVPVGGDGPDGGADGAGPAELRRLCAHGRPRLVYLQPTVHNPTGRTLDGAARREWRRVLADQELFTVEDTACAELALGNGTAGSDDSAPVPLVADLPMGSTVTVGTLSKLFWGGLRVGWVRSSPQVVARLAKIKTSVDLACSVVDQLVAVRLLDRLPEARARRRAELRGQRDAAEALVRGAAPHWEWTRPAGGPALWVRIPGVDTEALAQLARRHGVSVVPGAAFSPVDGFRDRLRLPYAHGTGALAAALPTLLECAGRAAG; encoded by the coding sequence TGCCCGGCGGCAGCGTGCTGCCCTCGCAGCGCGAACTGGCCCTGGTCCTCGGCGTGAGCCGGTCCACCGTGACGGCCGCGTACGGACTCCTGGAGAGCGAGGGGTGGCTGGAGAGCGTGCGGGGCAGCGGCTCCCGGTTGCGCGGGTCGGGGGCGCTCGACCGGTACGTCGCCGAGGGGCGGCTCGTGAGCTTCAACGCGCGGTCGGACGGCTCCGGAGCGGCGGACCTGTCGAGCGGGGCGCTGCCCGGGCTCGGCGCGGTCGGCGAGGCGGTGGGAGCGCTGACCCGGGCCGATCTGGGCGACCTGCTCGGGGACGACGGCTACCACCCGTACGGGATCCCCGCGTTGCGGGAGGGGGTCGCCGCGTACTACCGGGCGGCGGGGGTGGCGACGGAGGCGGAGCAGATCCTGGTGACCTCGGGTTCGCAGCAGGCGGTGTGGCTGGTGGCGCAGGCGCTGGTCGAGCCGGGCGACACGGTGGTCGTGGAGAACCCCACCTACCGGGGAGCCCTGGAGGCGCTGCGGGCGCGCGGCGCGCGTCTCGTCCCGGTCGGCGGCGACGGGCCGGACGGCGGCGCGGACGGTGCGGGTCCGGCGGAGCTGCGGCGGCTGTGCGCCCACGGGCGGCCCCGGCTCGTGTACCTCCAGCCGACGGTCCACAACCCGACCGGGCGCACGCTCGACGGCGCCGCGCGCCGGGAGTGGCGGCGGGTCCTCGCGGATCAGGAGCTCTTCACGGTCGAGGACACGGCCTGTGCCGAACTCGCCCTCGGGAACGGGACGGCGGGGAGCGACGACTCCGCCCCGGTTCCCCTGGTGGCCGATCTCCCGATGGGCTCCACGGTGACCGTCGGCACGCTGTCGAAGCTGTTCTGGGGAGGCCTGCGGGTGGGCTGGGTGCGGTCCTCGCCCCAGGTGGTGGCCCGGCTCGCGAAGATCAAGACCTCGGTGGACCTGGCCTGTTCGGTCGTGGACCAGCTCGTCGCCGTCCGTCTGCTCGACCGGCTGCCCGAGGCCCGCGCCCGGCGCAGGGCCGAGCTGCGGGGGCAGCGGGACGCCGCCGAGGCCCTGGTGCGCGGGGCGGCCCCGCACTGGGAGTGGACCAGGCCGGCGGGCGGCCCCGCGCTGTGGGTGCGGATCCCGGGCGTCGACACGGAGGCCCTCGCCCAGCTGGCGCGGCGCCACGGGGTGTCGGTGGTCCCCGGGGCGGCGTTCTCTCCGGTGGACGGCTTCCGGGACCGGCTCCGGCTGCCGTACGCGCACGGGACGGGGGCGCTGGCCGCCGCGCTCCCCACCCTGCTGGAGTGCGCGGGGCGCGCGGCCGGGTGA